In Gigantopelta aegis isolate Gae_Host chromosome 6, Gae_host_genome, whole genome shotgun sequence, the following are encoded in one genomic region:
- the LOC121374965 gene encoding uncharacterized protein LOC121374965: MSYDVKYALARPCSQSIYNRTPPIVDRMSAVSTLNRIAIVVCERLMLLMNNTELVKHRRMTCMDDVLLFLGGNHDDVGLYGDRGDFYRRKLAEEIYTAFAVHGVTHENVMSVVMGAIKLERDTRLIIEQGGLERGVAPPVSIDDTVLDILARIANMN; encoded by the coding sequence ATGTCGTACGACGTGAAATACGCGCTGGCTCGTCCGTGCAGCCAGAGCATCTACAACCGCACTCCGCCGATCGTGGACAGGATGTCTGCCGTGTCCACCCTCAACCGCATCGCCATCGTCGTCTGCGAGCGACTCATGCTGCTGATGAACAACACGGAGCTAGTCAAACACAGGAGGATGACCTGCATGGACGACGTCCTGCTGTTCCTCGGCGGCAACCACGACGACGTGGGGCTGTATGGCGACAGGGGCGACTTCTACAGACGCAAGCTGGCCGAGGAGATCTACACGGCGTTTGCCGTGCACGGCGTGACGCACGAAAACGTCATGTCGGTGGTGATGGGCGCCATTAAACTAGAACGCGATACCAGGCTGATTATCGAGCAAGGCGGCTTAGAAAGAGGAGTGGCGCCCCCTGTCAGTATCGATGACACTGTGTTGGATATTCTGGCACGCATTGCCAATATGAATTGA